The genomic region CGGCGAGTTTCAGCCTGAGTTCACCAATTTTCTCAACCGCATCGCGAACGTTCGCATGTTTGGGGTAGTAATCAATAAAAGTCTGGAAATCGCTGATAGACTGAAGTGCATACGTCTGGTCCAATGCAGGACGCGGACTCATTTTGTAATAGCAGACGGCTTTGTAGTAGGAAGCATCGGGGACCAATTCGCTGCCCGGAGTGGTTCTGATCATGATATCAAACTGATCAGCTGCATTCAGATATTGCTCGAGCTTATAGTAGCACATCGCCAGGTAAAATTTGCTCTGATCATCGAATTCTCCACCAGCTGCCAGGTAGCTCAGATTTTTGAATTCACGGATGGCATCGGTGTATTCCTCGGCTTTATAGAAACCGACTGCCTTTTCAAACAATTCTTCCGGACTCAGTTGCCGGGTGGCATCATCCGAGCAGGAAATGAAAAAAATGAGGGGAATGGTAAAAAGAAGACTACGCTTTTTCATGTTTTTTTCGATTAGGACCCGCAAAGATACCTTCCGGTTCCACCGGATGCCAACCAGGGAATTAAAAGCGGATGGTAAAAAAGGCAATCATGGTACCAGTGACCACCAGGGCAAGGGCCCAGGGGATCCAGGTTTTTTCCTCATCTGAGGAATGAAGGATCTTCTCTGTTCCCTCCCGGTCTGAGCGGATCAGCTGACGGGATCCATCGGCGATTCGGATCCGGATGGAAGGAAAATTTGATTCAGGGGTAACAACCAGGACATGTTCAGCCGACAGGACTTTCAACTCATCGCTGGTCAGGGACCTGATCTGATCAGGCATCAGGTAAAGTGTGTCGGCCAGAAACGACTCCGGCGGAATTCCTTCCGCCGGATAAGAGAACAAGAACAGCAGACCAAGGAAAAAGATACGGAGACCAGATTTTTTCTCCCGTCTTTTCATCCGTAAATACCACGGATTTTTAAAGCCGTTGCCACCTTGCTGATTGCAAGAATGTAAGCACCGATGCGCAGGCTTTGGTTATGGGTGGTTGCCGTATCATATACATCATTGAAAGCAGCACGCATGGCACGGTCGAGACGGCGGTTCACTCTTTCAAGTGACCAGAAATAGCCCTGTTTATTCTGTACCCATTCAAAATAGGAAACAGTTACCCCACCCGCATTGGCAAGGATATCGGGTATCACCATGATTCCCTTGCTGTTCAGAATCGGGTCGGCTGCTGCCGTTGTCGGGCCATTGGCGCCTTCTGAAATGATCTTTGCACGGATTTTATCCGCATTTTTCTCGGTGATCTGATCTTCCTTGGCCGCGGGAACCAGAACGTCGACTTCGAGGGTCAGCAGTTCCTCATTGGTGATCGGTTCACCACCGGTCCAGCCATGAAGCGTTCCTTTATTCTTCTCGGAATAACGCATGGCATCGTAGACATCGATTCCCTTTTTGTTAAAGTACGCTCCGGATACATCTGAAATGGCAATGACTTTACAGCCCTGGTCATACAGCAACTTGGCGCTGATGGAACCGACATTTCCAAATCCCTGAACGGCCACGGTTGAATGGTTCGGATCGAGATTCAACCGCTCCATGGCTGCGAGCGTTACATCCATCACGCCGCGTCCGGTGGCTTCTTTGCGTCCCAGAGATCCGCCGAGAATAATGGGTTTTCCGGTTACCACACCCGACACCGTCTGGTGTTTATGCATAGAATAAGTATCGACAATCCATGCCATAACCTGTTCGTTGGTTCCCATATCAGGGGCCGGAATATCGCTATCCGGTCCAAAAATATTGATCAGGTTTGCGGTATACCGTCTTGTGATCTTTTCAAGCTCGGTCTGGGTCAGCTCGCGGGGATTACAGAT from Bacteroidota bacterium harbors:
- the bamD gene encoding outer membrane protein assembly factor BamD — encoded protein: MKKRSLLFTIPLIFFISCSDDATRQLSPEELFEKAVGFYKAEEYTDAIREFKNLSYLAAGGEFDDQSKFYLAMCYYKLEQYLNAADQFDIMIRTTPGSELVPDASYYKAVCYYKMSPRPALDQTYALQSISDFQTFIDYYPKHANVRDAVEKIGELRLKLAEKEYMNAKTYMKMEYYKSATVYFQYVMDRYYDSPFAEQAALGKCEALLERRRWDEFNQEVERFRTRYPESANLATLDTFLKRAEELKAKEAEEAREAAEAAAKDQ
- a CDS encoding Glu/Leu/Phe/Val dehydrogenase, which gives rise to MTAPTPHNPFQDMLARFEVASDILGLEPGIREFLKTPMRQHIVSIPIQMDDGTIKVFEGYRVIHNDVMGPGKGGIRYAPDVSLDEVKALAAWMTWKCAVVNVPFGGAKGGIICNPRELTQTELEKITRRYTANLINIFGPDSDIPAPDMGTNEQVMAWIVDTYSMHKHQTVSGVVTGKPIILGGSLGRKEATGRGVMDVTLAAMERLNLDPNHSTVAVQGFGNVGSISAKLLYDQGCKVIAISDVSGAYFNKKGIDVYDAMRYSEKNKGTLHGWTGGEPITNEELLTLEVDVLVPAAKEDQITEKNADKIRAKIISEGANGPTTAAADPILNSKGIMVIPDILANAGGVTVSYFEWVQNKQGYFWSLERVNRRLDRAMRAAFNDVYDTATTHNQSLRIGAYILAISKVATALKIRGIYG